One Mycolicibacterium parafortuitum DNA segment encodes these proteins:
- a CDS encoding DUF3592 domain-containing protein: protein MIDAKALWDRARPRVAAFFYGTPDEDRTAKVFRRIRIGIVVLACLVTLQSILLVFGAWRNDRQIERHMGVAEATVLDAGPRRSTIEFVTPDRITYRPELGVLYPSELENGMRIYVEYDVNNPDLVRVQHRNASLAIIPAGSIAVVGWLVAASALGATVLIERRMRRVPA, encoded by the coding sequence GTGATCGACGCGAAAGCGTTGTGGGACAGGGCGCGTCCGCGGGTCGCGGCGTTCTTCTACGGCACCCCCGATGAGGACCGCACCGCGAAGGTGTTCCGCCGCATCCGGATCGGGATCGTGGTGCTGGCCTGCCTGGTCACGCTGCAGTCGATCCTGTTGGTGTTCGGTGCCTGGCGCAACGACCGGCAGATCGAACGGCACATGGGCGTCGCCGAGGCCACCGTGCTCGACGCCGGGCCGCGGCGCTCGACCATCGAGTTCGTCACCCCCGACCGGATCACCTATCGTCCCGAACTCGGGGTGCTCTACCCGTCCGAACTCGAGAACGGGATGCGCATCTACGTCGAATACGACGTCAACAACCCCGATCTGGTGCGGGTACAGCACCGCAACGCATCGCTGGCGATCATCCCGGCCGGCTCGATCGCGGTGGTCGGCTGGCTGGTCGCCGCGTCGGCGCTGGGCGCGACGGTCCTGATCGAGCGGCGCATGCGCCGGGTCCCGGCCTAG
- a CDS encoding type IV toxin-antitoxin system AbiEi family antitoxin domain-containing protein, with the protein MINDYLRHQDGVITLEQARASGLSARAVQLRVRSGQWKRCGRGVYFADDRLFTDEARIRATVWSYGVHAAASGLTAARWHGLTQFTPEVLEVTVPRDSHGRRHPGSRVRRRDLDPVDIVEKRGVRVTAMPLTVVEASARSRSGMKLMDNALQRHVDLNSLWWSHLRNKGRTGAPRARRLLQTASGGARSHAERLLHKLLREAGITGWKSNYRVAGYRVDVGFPGPRVAIEVDGYAFHSGAEAFQIDRERQNAIVIRDWQVLRFTWLDLTEYPERVIAVVRAAITAR; encoded by the coding sequence ATGATCAACGATTATCTGCGGCACCAGGACGGCGTGATCACGCTTGAACAGGCTCGCGCCTCGGGATTGAGCGCACGCGCCGTGCAACTGCGGGTGCGCTCAGGCCAGTGGAAGCGCTGCGGGCGGGGTGTGTACTTCGCCGACGACCGACTCTTCACCGACGAGGCCCGGATCCGGGCGACCGTATGGAGTTACGGGGTACACGCGGCTGCCAGCGGGCTGACCGCGGCCCGGTGGCACGGGTTGACGCAATTCACTCCGGAAGTGCTGGAGGTGACAGTGCCTCGCGACAGCCACGGCCGCCGGCACCCCGGCAGCCGAGTGCGCCGGCGCGACCTCGACCCAGTCGACATCGTGGAGAAGCGCGGGGTGCGCGTGACGGCGATGCCGCTGACCGTGGTCGAGGCTTCCGCACGCTCCCGGAGCGGGATGAAGCTCATGGACAACGCGCTACAACGACACGTCGACCTGAACAGCCTGTGGTGGTCTCATCTGCGAAACAAGGGACGCACGGGTGCCCCACGTGCGCGGCGGCTGCTCCAGACGGCCTCCGGCGGCGCCCGCTCACACGCCGAGCGGTTGCTGCACAAACTCCTGCGCGAGGCGGGCATCACCGGCTGGAAAAGCAACTATCGGGTTGCTGGTTATCGCGTCGACGTGGGGTTCCCGGGCCCGCGAGTCGCCATCGAGGTCGACGGGTACGCGTTCCACAGTGGCGCGGAAGCATTCCAGATCGACCGCGAGCGCCAGAACGCGATCGTGATCCGCGACTGGCAGGTCCTGCGATTCACCTGGCTGGACCTCACCGAGTACCCCGAACGGGTGATCGCGGTAGTCCGCGCGGCAATTACGGCGCGCTAA
- a CDS encoding DJ-1/PfpI family protein produces MQVAIMLYPGFTALDFIGPYESLRWLPDAEVRFVWHEPGPIAADSHVLLIGATHSFDETPSPDIILIPGGFATIEHSRDEKVLDWVRRAHETSTWTTSVCSGSVILATAGVLDGKRATSHWAALPVLKTLGAIPVADQRIVEADAKTATAAGVSAGIDLGLWLAGRIAGEAKAKAIQLSIEYDPQPPFDSGHMSKASASTKALATAMMGRELANPAALAASGGLLWDAALKRIRRGKRRHASLSAP; encoded by the coding sequence ATGCAGGTCGCGATCATGCTCTACCCGGGGTTCACCGCGCTGGACTTCATCGGCCCCTACGAGAGCCTGCGGTGGCTGCCCGACGCCGAGGTCCGGTTCGTGTGGCACGAGCCGGGACCGATCGCGGCCGACTCGCACGTGCTGCTCATCGGGGCCACGCACTCGTTCGACGAGACGCCGTCGCCGGACATCATCCTGATCCCGGGCGGCTTCGCGACCATCGAGCACTCGCGTGACGAGAAGGTGCTCGACTGGGTGCGCCGGGCACACGAGACGTCGACGTGGACGACGTCGGTGTGCTCGGGATCGGTGATCCTGGCCACCGCGGGCGTGCTGGACGGCAAGCGCGCGACGTCGCACTGGGCGGCGCTGCCCGTTCTCAAGACGCTCGGCGCGATCCCGGTCGCCGACCAGCGCATCGTCGAGGCCGACGCGAAGACGGCGACCGCGGCCGGGGTGTCGGCGGGCATCGACCTCGGGCTGTGGCTGGCCGGGCGCATCGCCGGAGAAGCCAAGGCGAAAGCCATCCAGCTGTCCATCGAGTACGACCCGCAGCCGCCGTTCGACTCCGGCCACATGTCCAAGGCGTCGGCGAGCACGAAAGCGCTGGCCACCGCGATGATGGGCAGGGAACTGGCCAACCCGGCCGCGCTGGCCGCCTCGGGGGGACTGCTGTGGGATGCCGCGCTGAAGCGGATCCGGCGCGGAAAACGACGTCACGCGTCGCTTAGCGCGCCGTAA
- a CDS encoding glycosyltransferase family 4 protein, with the protein MRVAIVAESFLPNVNGVTNSVLQVIEHLRRTGHEVLVIAPDTPRGQPPADRVHAGVRVHRVPSAMFPKVTSLPLGVPRPRMAGVLRGFDPDVVHLASPALLGWGGVHAARYLGVPTVAVYQTDVAGFARSYGAGALSRASWAWTRRLHSKADRTLAPSTAAMESLVEQGVPRVHRWARGVDVTGFAPSWRDDTLRRAWSPGGKPIVGFVGRLAPEKHVERLAPLHDRDDMQIVIVGDGVDRAKLETRFPRAVFTGALYGPALAAAYASMDVFVHPGEHETFCQAVQEAMASGLPVIAPDAGGPRDLVAPYRTGLLLPVSEFGERLSTSVDHLVAERRRYSVAARRSVLGRTWPSICAELVGHYEAVIGTRARRAA; encoded by the coding sequence GTGCGCGTCGCAATCGTCGCAGAATCGTTCCTCCCGAATGTCAACGGCGTCACCAACTCGGTGCTGCAGGTGATCGAGCACCTGCGCCGCACCGGCCACGAGGTGCTGGTCATCGCCCCGGATACGCCGCGCGGACAACCTCCCGCCGACCGGGTACACGCCGGGGTGCGCGTGCATCGCGTCCCGTCGGCGATGTTCCCGAAGGTCACGTCGCTGCCGCTGGGGGTTCCGCGTCCCCGGATGGCCGGTGTGCTGCGCGGCTTCGACCCCGACGTGGTGCACCTCGCGTCGCCCGCGCTGCTCGGCTGGGGCGGCGTGCACGCAGCACGGTATCTCGGCGTCCCGACGGTCGCGGTCTACCAGACAGACGTCGCCGGATTCGCCCGCAGCTACGGCGCCGGTGCGCTGTCGCGGGCATCGTGGGCCTGGACGCGCCGCCTGCACAGCAAAGCCGACCGCACGCTGGCACCGTCCACCGCCGCGATGGAAAGCCTTGTCGAGCAAGGTGTTCCACGGGTGCACCGGTGGGCGCGCGGCGTCGACGTCACCGGGTTCGCGCCGTCGTGGCGCGACGACACGCTGCGCCGGGCCTGGTCGCCGGGCGGGAAACCGATCGTCGGGTTCGTCGGCCGGCTGGCGCCCGAGAAACATGTCGAGCGGTTGGCGCCGCTGCACGACCGGGACGACATGCAGATCGTCATCGTCGGAGACGGAGTCGACCGCGCCAAGCTCGAAACCAGGTTCCCACGAGCGGTGTTCACCGGCGCCTTGTACGGCCCGGCGCTCGCCGCGGCGTACGCCAGCATGGACGTATTCGTCCATCCCGGCGAACACGAGACGTTCTGCCAGGCCGTGCAGGAGGCGATGGCCTCCGGTCTACCGGTGATCGCGCCGGATGCCGGCGGGCCGCGCGACCTCGTCGCGCCGTACCGCACCGGGCTGCTGCTGCCGGTGTCCGAGTTCGGTGAGCGGCTGTCGACGTCGGTGGATCATCTGGTCGCCGAGCGTCGCCGCTACTCGGTCGCGGCACGCCGCAGCGTGTTGGGC
- a CDS encoding GlxA family transcriptional regulator — MVRTVLIAGFAGVQALDVVGPADVFSGASMVLAARGHGAGYRVRVVSAGAAPVDTGTGLTLMAEALPGPGEDVDTVVLPGGFGTETARNDPTLIDWIRDVAPRARRVVSVCSGAVLAAEAGLLDGCVATTHWSFAPRMAADFPAVTVDPDPIFVRSSEKVWTAAGVTAGIDLALALVEDDHGTDVAQTVARHLVMYLRRPGGQTQFAAPVWMPRARRTPIRDAQEAIEAEPGGAHSIPELARRAAMSPRHFTRVFTEEVGEAPGAYVERVRTEAARRQLEETDDTVTVIAARCGFGSAETLRRNFVRRLGVSPDHYRKTFA; from the coding sequence ATGGTGCGCACGGTCCTGATCGCCGGCTTCGCGGGCGTGCAGGCCCTCGACGTGGTCGGGCCCGCCGACGTGTTCAGCGGCGCGTCGATGGTGCTCGCCGCGCGGGGCCACGGCGCCGGATACCGGGTGCGCGTCGTGTCGGCCGGGGCCGCGCCCGTCGACACCGGCACCGGGCTGACCCTGATGGCCGAGGCGCTGCCCGGCCCCGGCGAGGACGTCGACACCGTCGTGCTGCCCGGAGGATTCGGCACCGAGACCGCCCGCAACGATCCGACGCTGATCGACTGGATCCGCGACGTCGCGCCGCGGGCCCGCCGCGTCGTCAGCGTGTGCAGCGGGGCGGTGCTGGCCGCCGAGGCGGGGCTGCTCGACGGGTGCGTCGCGACCACGCACTGGTCGTTCGCGCCGCGGATGGCCGCCGACTTCCCCGCAGTGACCGTCGACCCGGACCCGATCTTCGTGCGCAGCTCGGAGAAGGTGTGGACCGCCGCGGGTGTCACCGCGGGTATCGACCTGGCGCTGGCGCTGGTCGAGGACGACCACGGCACCGACGTCGCGCAGACGGTGGCCCGCCACCTCGTGATGTACCTGCGCAGGCCCGGCGGGCAGACCCAGTTCGCCGCACCGGTGTGGATGCCACGCGCCCGGCGCACCCCGATCCGGGATGCGCAGGAGGCCATCGAAGCCGAACCCGGTGGTGCGCACAGTATCCCGGAGCTGGCCCGGCGCGCGGCGATGAGCCCGCGACACTTCACCCGGGTGTTCACCGAGGAGGTCGGCGAAGCGCCCGGCGCGTACGTCGAGCGGGTCCGGACCGAGGCGGCGCGGCGCCAGCTGGAGGAGACCGACGACACCGTCACCGTGATCGCCGCCCGCTGCGGATTCGGTTCGGCGGAGACGTTGCGCCGTAACTTCGTTCGCCGTCTCGGCGTCTCACCCGACCACTACCGCAAGACGTTCGCGTGA
- a CDS encoding alpha/beta fold hydrolase: MNLAYDERGTGDPVLFIAGRGGAGRTWHLHQVPVFTRAGYRCVTFDNRGIGATENADGFTTETMVADTAALIEKLDLAPVRIVGVSMGSFIAQELMVARPELVRSAVLMATRGRHDRTREFFWQGERALADSGIELPPEFDAKVRLLESFSPKTLNDEHAVRDWIDMFTMWPQKPTPGIRTQLSVAPLESRLAAYQSITAPALVIGFADDVVLPPHLGREVANALPNGRFLEIPDTGHLGFIEKPEVVNTAILNFFADTL; this comes from the coding sequence GTGAATTTGGCATACGACGAGCGCGGTACCGGCGATCCGGTGCTCTTCATCGCAGGTCGCGGGGGTGCGGGACGCACCTGGCATCTGCACCAGGTGCCGGTGTTCACCCGGGCCGGCTACCGATGTGTGACGTTCGACAACCGGGGTATCGGCGCCACCGAGAACGCCGACGGGTTCACCACCGAGACGATGGTCGCCGACACCGCCGCGCTGATCGAGAAGCTCGACCTGGCGCCGGTACGCATCGTCGGGGTGTCGATGGGATCGTTCATCGCCCAGGAACTGATGGTGGCCCGCCCCGAACTGGTGCGCTCGGCGGTGCTGATGGCCACCCGCGGCCGCCACGACCGCACCCGCGAGTTCTTCTGGCAGGGGGAGCGGGCGCTGGCCGACTCCGGCATCGAGCTGCCCCCCGAGTTCGACGCCAAAGTGCGTTTGCTGGAGAGCTTTTCGCCGAAGACGCTCAACGACGAACACGCGGTCCGGGACTGGATCGACATGTTCACGATGTGGCCGCAGAAGCCGACGCCGGGCATCAGAACCCAGCTGAGCGTCGCACCGCTGGAGAGCCGGCTGGCGGCCTACCAGTCCATCACCGCCCCGGCGCTGGTGATCGGGTTCGCCGACGACGTCGTGCTGCCGCCGCACCTGGGCCGCGAGGTCGCCAACGCGCTGCCCAACGGCCGCTTCCTGGAGATTCCTGACACCGGCCACCTGGGCTTCATCGAGAAGCCCGAGGTCGTCAACACCGCGATCCTCAATTTCTTCGCCGATACCCTGTAA
- a CDS encoding DMT family transporter — protein MPWFVLICSAVLEAVWATALGKTDGFTAPVPTAVFVVAMLASLAGLGWAVKHIPIGSAYAVWTGLGAALTVGYAMLSGDEDASVGKAVFLTGIIVSVAGLKMLPNAPERTDADR, from the coding sequence ATGCCGTGGTTCGTGCTGATCTGCAGCGCCGTGCTGGAAGCGGTCTGGGCCACCGCGCTCGGCAAGACCGACGGCTTCACCGCGCCGGTGCCGACCGCGGTGTTCGTCGTCGCGATGCTGGCCAGCCTGGCCGGGCTGGGCTGGGCCGTCAAACACATCCCGATCGGCTCGGCGTACGCGGTGTGGACCGGCCTCGGCGCCGCGCTCACCGTGGGTTACGCGATGCTCAGCGGCGACGAGGACGCCTCGGTCGGCAAGGCGGTGTTCCTGACCGGCATCATCGTCTCCGTGGCCGGGCTCAAGATGCTGCCGAATGCCCCGGAGCGCACCGACGCCGACCGCTGA
- a CDS encoding long-chain-fatty-acid--CoA ligase: MAELSAPRFLDERLAHWAAVNPDGEAMDYLERSWTWSQWNDRVRRLAGALTEKGIGRGDVVAFLDKNHPACVELTFAAASLGAANAIINFRLASDELDYVLNDSGAKLIIVGDEFADGIAKIRDKLTRVDTVITVKPEGGDEYEALLAAASPVDRSADVEPDDVCIIMYSSGTTGRPKGVELTQANVIAHTMNAHEGFEFDEGDKNMVAMPLFHVGGSSYVQFGIHDGFPSVMTRDVDGMTLASAILKGANRTFLVPAVLAKVLEAGEDAVKLFGSLKTFAYGASPMPLPLLRQALKAWPNTDFMQAYGLTELCGVISHLLPEAHRDPGREERLSSAGTLVPNAEVRVVDPDTLQDVAPGEQGELWFRSPQLMKGYHNKPEATAEAVTEDRWFRTGDIGRVDDGGYIFVEDRLKDMIISGGENIYSIEVERVLAEHEAVVEVAVIGVPDDKWGEVVKAVVVVEGEVTEADIIAFARERLAAYKCPKTVDIADELPRNPTGKILKKELRKPHWEGRDRATV; encoded by the coding sequence ATGGCCGAGCTGAGCGCACCCCGATTCCTCGACGAGCGACTGGCCCACTGGGCCGCCGTCAACCCTGACGGCGAAGCGATGGACTACCTCGAGCGGTCCTGGACCTGGTCGCAGTGGAACGACCGGGTCCGCCGGCTGGCCGGTGCGCTCACCGAGAAAGGCATCGGCCGCGGTGACGTCGTCGCGTTCCTCGACAAGAACCACCCGGCGTGTGTCGAGCTGACGTTCGCCGCCGCATCGCTGGGCGCGGCAAACGCGATCATCAACTTCCGGCTGGCCTCCGACGAACTCGACTACGTGCTCAACGATTCCGGGGCCAAGCTGATCATCGTCGGGGACGAGTTCGCCGACGGCATCGCCAAGATCCGCGACAAGCTGACCCGGGTCGACACGGTGATCACCGTCAAACCGGAGGGCGGCGACGAGTACGAGGCGCTGCTGGCGGCCGCGTCGCCGGTGGACCGTTCCGCCGACGTCGAACCCGACGACGTGTGCATCATCATGTACTCGTCGGGTACCACCGGGCGCCCCAAAGGTGTGGAGCTGACCCAGGCGAACGTCATCGCGCACACCATGAACGCACACGAGGGTTTCGAGTTCGACGAGGGCGACAAGAACATGGTGGCGATGCCGCTGTTCCATGTCGGCGGATCGTCCTATGTGCAGTTCGGGATCCACGACGGTTTCCCGAGCGTGATGACCCGCGACGTGGACGGCATGACGTTGGCCAGCGCGATCCTCAAGGGCGCCAACCGCACCTTCCTGGTACCCGCGGTGCTGGCCAAGGTGCTCGAAGCCGGCGAGGACGCGGTCAAGCTGTTCGGCTCGCTCAAGACGTTCGCCTACGGCGCGTCACCGATGCCGCTGCCGCTGCTGCGGCAGGCGCTGAAGGCTTGGCCCAACACCGATTTCATGCAGGCGTACGGTCTGACCGAGCTGTGCGGCGTGATCAGCCACCTGCTGCCGGAGGCGCACCGCGACCCGGGCCGCGAGGAGCGACTGTCCAGCGCCGGCACATTGGTGCCCAACGCCGAGGTCCGCGTCGTCGACCCGGACACCCTGCAGGACGTCGCGCCCGGCGAGCAGGGCGAATTGTGGTTCCGCTCACCGCAATTGATGAAGGGCTACCACAACAAGCCGGAAGCCACCGCGGAGGCCGTCACCGAGGACCGCTGGTTCCGCACCGGCGACATCGGCCGCGTCGACGACGGTGGCTACATCTTCGTCGAGGACCGGCTCAAGGACATGATCATCTCGGGCGGCGAGAACATCTACTCGATCGAGGTCGAGCGGGTGCTCGCCGAGCACGAGGCCGTCGTCGAGGTCGCGGTGATCGGCGTGCCCGACGACAAGTGGGGTGAGGTCGTCAAGGCCGTCGTCGTGGTCGAGGGTGAGGTCACCGAAGCCGACATCATCGCGTTCGCGCGGGAACGGCTGGCCGCCTACAAGTGCCCGAAGACCGTCGACATCGCCGACGAACTGCCCCGCAACCCGACCGGCAAGATCCTGAAGAAGGAGCTGCGCAAGCCGCACTGGGAGGGCCGCGACCGCGCGACCGTCTAG
- a CDS encoding DsbA family protein: MRLLRPLVALTTLGLLLGAVGCAREVTGTATAPAPAPLALSEDGYGIVAGFGDAPARIEIYTEPQCSHCADLQREFGDRLAYHVAIGDLQVTYRPLTFLDDDYDGYSSTVANALFAAAEAIDDSAATGTQFQRFVEQLWVNQDPGGQPFSGDELRTMAVDAGIPERVADHLAGPQEAVDIVDMENTNFDLLFEVDQINTGTPTVYDLDAGQKVDLAEDWLDELVGS; this comes from the coding sequence ATGCGTCTGCTACGCCCGCTGGTCGCGCTGACCACGCTCGGACTGCTGCTCGGCGCGGTCGGCTGCGCCCGCGAGGTCACCGGCACCGCGACGGCCCCGGCGCCGGCCCCGCTGGCGTTGTCCGAGGACGGCTACGGCATCGTGGCGGGATTCGGCGACGCCCCCGCCAGGATCGAGATCTACACCGAACCGCAGTGCAGCCACTGCGCGGACCTACAGCGCGAGTTCGGCGACCGGCTGGCCTACCACGTCGCCATCGGAGACCTGCAGGTCACCTATCGTCCGTTGACGTTCCTCGACGACGACTACGACGGATACTCCTCCACGGTGGCCAACGCGTTGTTCGCCGCCGCCGAGGCGATCGACGACTCCGCGGCCACCGGCACGCAGTTCCAACGCTTCGTCGAGCAGTTGTGGGTGAACCAGGACCCCGGCGGCCAACCGTTCTCCGGCGACGAACTGCGCACGATGGCCGTCGACGCCGGGATTCCGGAACGGGTGGCCGATCACCTGGCGGGCCCGCAGGAGGCCGTCGACATCGTCGACATGGAGAACACCAACTTCGACCTGCTCTTCGAGGTCGACCAGATCAACACCGGCACCCCGACCGTGTACGACCTCGACGCCGGGCAGAAGGTCGACCTCGCCGAGGACTGGCTCGACGAGTTGGTGGGGTCCTAG
- a CDS encoding o-succinylbenzoate synthase, translating into MPELADILDRLHVVALPMRVRFRGITTREVALIDGPAGWGEFGAFLEYEPPEAAHWLASALAAAYHPLPDVQRTRIPINATVPAVPAGAVAEVLTRFPGARTAKVKVAEPGQTLEDDVARVDAVRAVGLAVRVDANGGWTVEQAVAAARALTADGPLEYLEQPCRTVAELAEVRRRVDIPVAADESIRKAEDPLHVVRAGAADVAVLKVAPLGGVQTMLAIAAQIDIPVVVSSALDTAVGIGAGLVAAGALPRLEHACGLGTGGLFVDDVAEPLTPVDGTLPAAPVTPDPARIAALAAPPDRRQWWIDRVRACHPLLS; encoded by the coding sequence GTGCCCGAACTCGCCGACATCCTGGACCGGCTGCACGTGGTCGCCCTGCCGATGCGGGTGCGCTTCCGAGGCATCACCACCCGCGAGGTCGCGCTGATCGACGGCCCCGCCGGCTGGGGTGAGTTCGGCGCCTTCCTCGAGTACGAACCGCCGGAGGCCGCGCACTGGCTGGCCTCGGCGCTCGCGGCCGCCTATCACCCGCTGCCCGACGTGCAGCGCACCCGGATCCCGATCAACGCGACCGTGCCCGCCGTCCCGGCCGGCGCCGTCGCCGAGGTGCTCACCCGGTTCCCGGGCGCACGCACCGCGAAGGTCAAGGTCGCCGAACCCGGCCAGACCCTCGAGGACGACGTCGCCCGCGTCGACGCCGTCCGTGCTGTCGGGCTGGCCGTCCGGGTCGACGCCAACGGCGGCTGGACCGTCGAGCAGGCGGTCGCCGCGGCGCGGGCCCTGACCGCCGACGGTCCGCTCGAATACCTCGAACAGCCCTGCCGCACCGTCGCCGAACTGGCCGAGGTCCGGCGCCGCGTCGACATCCCCGTCGCCGCCGACGAGAGCATCCGCAAGGCCGAGGACCCGCTGCACGTCGTGCGCGCAGGTGCGGCCGACGTCGCGGTGCTCAAGGTGGCCCCGCTGGGCGGGGTGCAGACGATGCTCGCCATCGCCGCCCAGATCGACATCCCGGTGGTGGTGTCCAGCGCGCTGGACACCGCCGTCGGTATCGGTGCCGGTCTGGTCGCGGCCGGTGCGCTGCCCCGGCTGGAGCATGCCTGCGGGCTCGGCACCGGCGGGTTGTTCGTCGACGACGTGGCCGAACCTCTGACCCCGGTGGACGGCACGCTGCCCGCTGCGCCGGTGACGCCGGATCCGGCGCGGATCGCGGCGCTGGCCGCGCCGCCGGATCGCCGGCAGTGGTGGATCGACCGCGTCCGGGCCTGCCACCCGCTGCTGTCCTGA
- a CDS encoding DMT family transporter, translated as MAWLILVLSGVLEAVWATALGMSDNFRRWRPTAVFVVAMIASLAGLAYAMTELPTGTAYAVWVGIGATLTVVWAIATKREAASTARVVLLCVLVGSVVGLKVVS; from the coding sequence GTGGCGTGGCTGATCCTGGTGCTCAGCGGCGTCCTCGAAGCCGTCTGGGCCACCGCGCTCGGCATGTCCGACAACTTCCGGCGATGGCGCCCCACCGCGGTGTTCGTCGTCGCGATGATCGCCAGCCTGGCCGGGCTGGCCTACGCGATGACCGAACTGCCCACCGGCACCGCATACGCGGTCTGGGTCGGTATCGGCGCGACGCTGACCGTGGTGTGGGCGATCGCCACCAAGAGAGAAGCCGCCAGCACCGCCCGGGTGGTGCTGCTGTGCGTCCTGGTGGGCAGTGTCGTGGGACTGAAGGTGGTGAGCTGA
- the menD gene encoding 2-succinyl-5-enolpyruvyl-6-hydroxy-3-cyclohexene-1-carboxylic-acid synthase, whose amino-acid sequence MVNPSTAQARVVVDELIRGGVRDVVLCPGSRNAPLAFALHDADRAGRLRLHVRIDERTAGFLAVGLAVAERAPVCVAMTSGTAVANLGPAVVEANYARVPLIVLTANRPYELLGTGANQTFEQLGYFGTQVRASISLGLAEDHADMESLNAQWRSATCRVVVAATGSRSANAGPVQFDIPLREPLVPDADPGAAAAVPYAPDGRPDGRSWTHTPPVTFDQPLEIDLTPDTVVIAGHGAGVHPNLAHLPTVAEPTAPHAATPLHPLALNLIRPKQVIMLGRPTLHRPVSALLADPAVPVFALTTGPRWPDVSGNSQATGTRAVTSGEASPAWLRRCAEVHRHAVDAVRNQLAAHPLTTGLHVAAVVADTLRPGDQLVLGASNPVRDMALVGFNTDDVKVRSNRGVAGIDGTVSTAIGAALAHERANGGRTVALIGDLTFVHDSSGLLIGPTEPTPRKLTIVVSNDNGGGIFELLEQGDPRFSDVSSRIFGTPHDVDVGALCRAYHVESSQIEAADLAAALEEDFDGMRVLEVKADRSSLRALHASIKASL is encoded by the coding sequence ATGGTGAACCCCTCGACGGCGCAGGCTCGGGTGGTCGTCGACGAACTGATTCGCGGCGGTGTCCGGGACGTCGTGTTGTGCCCCGGGTCGCGCAACGCGCCGCTGGCGTTCGCGCTGCACGACGCCGACCGCGCGGGCCGGTTGCGGCTGCACGTGCGCATCGACGAGCGCACCGCCGGGTTCCTGGCCGTCGGGCTCGCCGTCGCCGAGCGGGCCCCGGTCTGCGTCGCGATGACCTCCGGCACCGCGGTCGCCAACCTCGGGCCCGCGGTGGTCGAGGCCAACTACGCCCGGGTGCCGCTGATCGTGCTGACCGCCAACCGGCCCTACGAGCTGCTCGGCACCGGTGCGAACCAGACCTTCGAGCAGCTCGGCTATTTCGGCACCCAGGTGCGGGCGAGTATCAGCCTCGGCCTGGCCGAGGACCACGCCGACATGGAGTCGCTCAACGCCCAGTGGCGTTCGGCCACCTGCCGAGTCGTGGTGGCCGCCACGGGTTCCCGGTCGGCCAATGCAGGCCCGGTGCAGTTCGACATTCCGCTGCGCGAACCGCTGGTGCCCGACGCGGACCCGGGCGCCGCAGCGGCGGTGCCCTACGCCCCCGACGGCCGTCCCGACGGCAGGTCGTGGACCCACACCCCGCCGGTCACGTTCGACCAGCCGCTCGAGATCGACCTGACCCCGGACACCGTCGTGATCGCCGGGCACGGCGCGGGTGTGCATCCGAACCTCGCGCACCTGCCGACGGTCGCCGAACCCACCGCGCCCCACGCGGCCACCCCACTGCATCCGTTGGCGCTGAACCTGATTCGGCCCAAGCAGGTCATCATGCTCGGCCGCCCCACGCTGCATCGTCCGGTGTCGGCGCTGCTGGCCGACCCGGCGGTCCCGGTGTTCGCGCTGACCACCGGGCCGCGCTGGCCCGACGTGTCGGGCAACTCGCAGGCCACCGGCACCCGGGCCGTCACCAGCGGGGAGGCGTCACCGGCGTGGCTGCGCCGCTGTGCCGAGGTGCACCGGCACGCCGTCGACGCGGTGCGCAACCAGCTCGCCGCGCACCCGCTGACCACCGGGCTGCACGTGGCCGCCGTCGTCGCCGACACGCTGCGACCGGGGGATCAGCTCGTGCTCGGCGCGTCGAACCCGGTGCGCGACATGGCGTTGGTGGGCTTCAACACCGACGACGTGAAGGTGCGCTCGAACCGCGGTGTCGCCGGGATCGACGGGACGGTGTCTACGGCGATCGGCGCGGCGTTGGCGCACGAACGCGCCAACGGCGGACGCACGGTGGCGCTGATCGGGGATCTGACGTTCGTGCACGACAGCTCCGGTCTGCTGATCGGCCCGACGGAACCGACCCCGCGCAAGCTGACGATCGTGGTGTCCAACGACAACGGCGGCGGCATCTTCGAACTCCTCGAACAGGGCGACCCGCGCTTCTCCGACGTGTCGTCGCGGATCTTCGGCACCCCGCACGATGTCGACGTCGGTGCGTTGTGCCGGGCCTATCACGTGGAGAGCTCCCAGATCGAGGCCGCCGACCTGGCGGCCGCGCTCGAGGAGGACTTCGACGGGATGCGGGTGCTGGAGGTCAAGGCCGACCGCTCGTCGCTGCGGGCGCTGCACGCGTCGATCAAGGCGAGCCTGTGA